ACGCTGACCACTAGTTAAAATTTCCTTTGGGTTTTCGGCATTTTAAAATTCTGGATTCATTTGAGAGTTTGTAACTTTTGGGACTCATTGAGTTGTATGGTGTTAActgttggttttggttttgattgttGACTGTCTTGGGCTGGTTTCAAAAAGATTTacgaaaatgataattttacgCAAACAAAGGTTTTTCTAGAAACATGAACTGGGTTTCTAAAATATAATGACTTTTAAGATTTTCACTGAAAATGATGTTTTTGCGAATGAATAAACTCACAGCGATTTTCGTAATAAACCAGtaaatgaatatgttttgtaaaatttggaCACTTTATAACAAGTAACTTTATAAGGTTTGTGTCgaaatcaaaatagtttcaaaacccttcttcgtaaCACTCTTAGATTtggtcataacgtctaggtcaggtttagagtgttatatttagtggtatcaaagccaggttacaaaactcgagctgtgaattttgggttccaaAATTGGGATTGAAAAAGGACTGGTTTGTAAACaaaaaattgtttctttttaagtaagtatgtggtacaccgagtctccggtGTCGATCTTCTAAGTACTACTAAACTTAGAAAATACTGTGGTTAGAACTCTCTAAAATTGTACTGAGTTAGTTAGAGACTAAACTTCTGAAACATTCTGAATTTTTGATATCTGATGCATAAAACATCTGGTAATAAACACtgaaactgatgcataaaattttgtaatgtaGATTAAACTGAAACTACAGTGAGCACAAGTGGTCGAGGTATTCGTGGGCGCGGCGGGCGTCATAAAGGGACTCGAGCTGAGTTTTCTTCTTTGGGTAGTATACCGAATCTAGATACAAGTGAGACACCGGTTTCACCTGctactgagactgggtctcaaagCCACTTGGCTAGGTTTTAGAAAGGGTCGTTGGACCCTATTCTGGATCTGAGGGTCGTGGGTCAGTAACTAAACGAATCCAGTCAAATAGAGCTAAGCTGTTTAGGGGCGTCACACGAGTCGCCTCTACTGTGGCTGAGTATTGGTTGGAGGTCATAGTGAGGATAATAAATGACATTGACTGCATTCCTGAGTAAAAACTGAAGGGTGCAGTTTATTTACTTCGCAACGAAGCTTATTAATGGTGGTTATCggttgaggagggtactcaaCCAGATCATCTGAACTGGGACTACTTTAAGACTGTCTTCTAAGGAAAATATGTGGGCGCGAGCTATGTTGATGCTCGTAGGCGTGAGCTCATGAATCTTACGCAAAGTGATAAGTTAGTGGCCGAGCATGAGGTCGAATTTCTAAGATTGTGTCGTTATGCTCAAGGCAAGGTGGCATCAAAGTATGAGAAATGTGTTCGTTTCGAGGACGACTTGGGGGATAGTTTGAAGGTATTGATAGCTCTACAGAGGGAGCGAGAGTTTACTGTTTTAGTAAATAAGGTGAAGATCGCCAAAAAAGTTAAACATGTGGAGTGCCAGAATTGAGACCGATTGAGAGGCAAGAATAAGAGGTATTCGGATCCTTCAAGTTCTATTCAGAGACCTAAGAAATGGGTTAGACTTGATGGGCCTTCTAGAGTGGGAGTTCTAGTATCTTCTACTGGGGTTTAGCTATATAGTGGTTGTGGTAGGCGCCATACGGGCGAGTGTTGGAGAAGATTAGGGGCTTGTCTACAATGTAGGTCATTAGAGCATCAGATTAGAGAGTGCTCACATCATACTAATTAGATACAAGCTTCAGGACTGATTTTTGTTTAACCTCAGAGGGCAGTACAATAGCCACCTCGGGGCCGAAGACCGACTAGGGATGGTAATGGTATGGGCCGAGGACAGAGAGCACCGGGTAGATGTACTAATCAGACTGAGGTGAGGCAGCCTATATTGGTTTATGCCGCTTGACACAGAGATCACAGAGACGCCCTTGATGTGATCACGGGtacgtttttaatttttgatgcTCCACATACTGCTTTGATAAACATAGGTTCTACACACTCCTATGTAGCTAGtactatttttgaaaacttggGGATTATTTTTTAGTGTACTTCTGGTGAGATTATTGTACTGAGTCCGTTGAGGCAATCTGTTCGGGTAAATAGACTTTATAGGAATATCCTGTTAGAAGTACAAGGGGTTGTGTTTCCGACAAATCTGATGGAGCTACCATTTGGAGAGTTCGAattaattttgggtatggattagTTAGCACCGAGTTAGTCTAGACTGTGCGACTAAAAGGGTCGTTTTGAGAACTAAAGATGATAAGAAAATTGTTGTGATCGGTGAGCGTCGAGTTTACCTATCTAATGTTATATCCACTCTAGTGGCTGAGAAATTGGTTTTAAAAGGTGTGAGGCATATTTGGCCTATGTCAGTGTTCAGTTTTTGGGGATTCTTCTATTGGGGATATTAGAACAGTGAGAGAATTTCTGAATATTTTTCTTGAGGAGCTACCGGGTTTACCTCCGAATCGAGAAGTTAAGTTTGGTATTGAGCTTTTACCGGGTACAGTTTTGGTGTCCATCGCTTCATACCGTATGGCACCAAAAGAGCTTacagagcttaaggctcaacttCAAGGACTTTTGGATCGTGGTTTCATGAGGGGCTGTGGTTTTAtatgtaaagaaaaaggatggtacCATGAGGATGTGCATCGACTATCGGCAACTGAATAAGTTAACtgtgaagaataagtacccacttcTGATGATCGACGACATATTTTATCTGTTTCGTAGGGCTgcgatatttttgaaaatagatcTCCATTCCAAGTATCATCAGCTTAGGGTTAAGGAAGCTGATATTCATAAGACGGCTTTTAGGCCTCGTTATAGGCACTATGAGTTTTTAGTTATACCCTTCGGTTTGACGAATGCTCCGATAGCATTCATGGATctaataaaccaaattttttaacCGTATTTGGATCAGTTTGTCGTAgtcttcattgatgatattctggtgTACTCTAAGACTAAGGATGAACATGATGAGAATTTTAGAGTAGTGTTTCAAATACTTCGAGTAAAAACAGCTCTATActaagttgagcaagtgtgaATTCTGGTTACGGGAAGTAAAATTTTTGGGGCACATAGTTTCTGCTGAAGAAATCCGAGTTGATCTTAGGAAGATTGAGGTTGTGCTTGATTAGAAACAGCCTAAGAACTTTTTGAGACCTGCAGTTACTATCAGAGGTTTGTTGAGGGGTTATCACTGATTGTAGCTCCTCTAACTAAGCTTTTACTTAAGAATGTTCCTTCTGTCTCAGCTGATGCGCAACAATCGAGCATCGAGAAGCTCAAGTCTATTCTAACTCAATCTCCTATTCTGATACAGCCTGAATCTGGTACGGAGTTTATGgtgtatagtgatgcatcacacgtTGGTTTGGGACCTGTATTGATGCAAGATtgtaaggttgtggcttatgcaTCCCGACAGCTTAAGTCACATG
This genomic window from Gossypium raimondii isolate GPD5lz chromosome 10, ASM2569854v1, whole genome shotgun sequence contains:
- the LOC128033898 gene encoding uncharacterized protein LOC128033898 encodes the protein MNLTQSDKLVAEHEVEFLRLCRYAQGKVASKYEKCVRFEDDLGDSLKCTSGEIIVLSPLRQSVRCSVFGDSSIGDIRTVREFLNIFLEELPGLPPNREVKFGIELLPGTVLVSIASYRMAPKELTELKAQLQGLLDRGFMRGCGFICKEKGCYYQRFVEGLSLIVAPLTKLLLKNVPSVSADAQQSSIEKLKSILTQSPILIQPESGTEFMVYSDASHVGLGPVLMQDCKVVAYASRQLKSHEGNYPTHDFELAAVVFALKIWRHYLLRVATHLILDYVMVEFCVSEDRVIQILEYMLQSCVIDFRGSWEDFLLLTEIAYNNSFQISIQMAPYEALYGRKCPFDRQKSYTDLKVRDIEYFVGDFVFLKVSPWKKVLQFGRKGKLSPRFIVLYQILKLVGPVTYQLELPPKLDRIHDVFHVSMLRRYRSDLLYVVFVEEIEVRPDLTFEEEPV